In Erigeron canadensis isolate Cc75 chromosome 6, C_canadensis_v1, whole genome shotgun sequence, the following are encoded in one genomic region:
- the LOC122604498 gene encoding uncharacterized protein LOC122604498, with protein MRKHKYTQSYIENNENATQDAKEMRKRRRAILQSRKTSSQVMLLTLTLAFPNRILSNITNCMSKPVETKNKLFKTTKPSNSAFVKAPYSPPVTISSTTTCVTLSNRNNPSVTTSHVFNNSYIGTTSTNSSTFAALNSKISGKPHYNIRNPCNVYKKSSSKNIGKNNMNAQTLLLNQKLHVSKENIAYIDHGDAIYKCSKCNAMLWEAEMLRGNHDLKKTAFGFCCSSGDVQLPPPPEPPAVLKKLFKEKNQKSNNFMSNIRAYNMMFSFTSMGGKIDKTVMKGKGPFVFRLQGQNFHRMGSLMPGPGEQPKFSQLYIYDSENEAANREKAVSDGRDRKKQPLDHNTIDIIKNMLDLNNPLVKSFRMVRDCVKDNDWETVGLKLIGTRKQDARQCNLPTTSELAGLIIGDIDDMIDNRDIVLRTKVGGLQRISELHPSYLALQYPLLFPYGEDGYRIDIKHRGIPLDSNIVRSKKSMREFFAYMLQIRPKSGSLLLFAKKLLHQFMVDAYTMIESERLSYIKTQQKKLHTETYKNLTAAVENGNDEGSSSGKRIFLPSSFTGGARYMMQKYLMLWQFAKRCLVDIDLKPEDRPDILSRIFKIKLDYLIQDLKTNEFFGPIEAVIYTVEFQKRGLPHAHLCLFLKAGHKFPTVTDIDHVISAEIPDKEEDPELYELVKQFMMHGPCGADNPSCPCMVQRKCSKNFPKDFHEESSVDSSGYLVY; from the exons ATGCGTAAACACAAATACACTCAATCCTATATCGAAAACAATGAGAATGCAACACAAGATGCAAAAGAaatgaggaaaagaagaagagctATATTGCAAAGTCGTAAAACATCTTCCCAGGTTATGTTATTAACTTTAACATTGGCTTTTCCCAATCGTATATTATCAAATATTACCAATTGTATGTCAAAACCAgttgaaaccaaaaacaaattGTTTAAAACTACTAAACCCTCCAATTCTGCATTTGTTAAAGCACCTTATTCTCCACCTGTTACTATATCTTCAACCACAACATGCGTAACTCTATCAAATAGAAATAACCCATCAGTTACCACATCACATGTCTTCAACAACTCTTATATTGGAACTACTTCAACCAATTCAAGTACATTTGCTGCTTTAAACTCTAAAATCTCTGGAAAACCTCATTATAATATTCGAAATCCTTgcaatgtttataaaaaatcTTCTTCAAAAAACATTG gaaaaaataatatgaatgcTCAAACTCTTTTACTTAATCAGAAACTACAtgtttcaaaagaaaacattg CATACATTGACCATGGGGATGCCATATATAAGTGTTCCAAATGTAATGCTATGCTATGGGAAGCTGAAATGTTACGAGGAAATCATGATCTTAAGAAAACTGCTTTTGGATTTTGTTGTTCCTCTGGTGATGTGCAACTGCCTCCACCACCTGAACCTCCAGCTGTTCTCAAAAAActctttaaagaaaaaaatcaaaagtcaaataaTTTCATGTCTAACATCAGAGCATATAATATGATGTTCTCTTTCACTTCCATGGGAGGTAAAATTGATAAGACTGTCATGAAAGGTAAAGGACCATTTGTGTTTCGACTTCAAGGTCAAAACTTTCATCGTATGGGAAGTCTTATGCCTGGTCCTGGTGAACAACCCAAGTTTTCCCAACTCTATATATATGATTCAGAAAATGAAGCTGCAAATAGAGAAAAAGCTGTAAG TGATGGCAGAGACAGAAAAAAACAACCACTTGATCATAATACAATTGACATAATCAAGAATATGTTGGATTTAAACAATCCACTTGTCAAATCATTTAGAATGGTTAGAGATTGTGTCAAAGATAATGATTGGGAAACTGTAGGTCTAAAACTTATCGGTACAAGAAAACAAgatgcaagacaatgcaatttGCCAACTACATCAGAGCTTGCTGGTTTAATAATTGGTGATATTGATGACATGATTGATAATCGAGACATTGTTCTTCGTACTAAAGTTGGTGGTCTTCAACGAATAAGTGAGCTCCATCCCTCTTACTTGGCCTTGCAATATCCTCTTTTGTTCCCTTATGGAGAAGATGGTTATAGGATTGATATCAAACATAGAGGCATTCCACTTGACTCAAACATTGTTCGATCTAAAAAAAGCATGAGAGAATTTTTTGCCTATATGCTCCAAATCAGACCGAAATCTGGGTCATTGTTGTTGTTTGCCAAGAAACTGTTACACCAGTTTATGGTAGATGCGTACACAATGATTGAGTCTGAACGTTTGTCTTACataaaaacacaacaaaaaaaacTCCATACTGaaacttataaaaatttaaccgcTGCTGTTGAAAATGGCAATGATGAGGGTTCCTCGTCTGGTAAACGCATATTTTTGCCATCTTCTTTTACTGGTGGAGCAAGATACATGATGCAAAAGTATTTGATGCTATGGCAATTTGCAAAACG ATGCTTGGTTGATATAGACCTGAAGCCTGAAGACAGGCCTGATATTCTCTCTAGAATCTTCAAAATTAAATTGGATTATCTTATACAGGATTTGAAGACCAATGAGTTTTTTGGTCCTATTGAAGCAG tgatcTATACAGTAGAGTTTCAGAAACGTGGACTTCCTCATGCTCATCTTTGTTTGTTCCTCAAAGCTGGACATAAATTTCCCACTGTCACAGATATTGACCATGTAATTAGTGCAGAAATACCAGACAAGGAAGAAGATCCTGAATTATATGAATTGGTTAAACAATTCATGATGCATGGTCCTTGTGGTGCTGACAATCCAAGTTGTCCATGTATGGTTCAACGAAAGTGCTCCAAAAATTTTCCAAAAGATTTCCATGAAGAAAGCTCCGTAGATTCTTCAGGATATCTTGTTTATTGA
- the LOC122604499 gene encoding uncharacterized protein LOC122604499: MGFPVKWHKWVYGILSFARSSVLVNGSPTFEFQFHKGMRQGDPLAPLLFIIVMEALSVMFNKATEAGVIHGVEMGNDRLSLSHMLYVDDCVILGEWVEDNLINVARVLHIFNLCSGLNIHLGKSNLYGIGICDAEISNMAARINCGASSFPSNRLGIPIGANMNRFVNWNFLFDIFEARLARWKAISLYMAVADLGVLQRVKGEIGDGREIRFWLDSWISNDPLKVWFHTLFRLDKQKKVVVADFFDNATGRFNGPGYWANMAASMVEQSERDELFRLLQNVTLHERKDNWMWVGGKDKTFTMRAMKGLMISDRDFSDRYVFDWCKWVSNKCNIFVWRGIMERIPTMSALQTRNYMFGDPRCVLCWEESETAQHIFCECGVAAEVWQAVKEWCRTTPFMVFEIKDLMEFHE; the protein is encoded by the exons ATGGGATTCCCTGTAAAGTGGCATAAATGGGTGTACGGTATTTTGTCGTTTGCGAGATCCTCTGTGCTCGTTAATGGATCCCCTACCTTTGAATTCCAATTTCACAAAGGAATGAGACAAGGTGATCCGCTTGCACCTTTATTGTTTATAATTGTTATGGAAGCTTTGTCGGTTATGTTTAATAAGGCCACCGAGGCTGGGGTGATTCATGGTGTCGAGATGGGGAATGATCGTCTTTCTCTTTCTCATATGCTCTATGTCGATGACTGTGTAATCTTGGGTGAGTGGGTAGAAGATAATCTCATTAATGTAGCCAGGGTCCTTCATATCTTTAATTTGTGTTCTGGACTTAATATTCACCTTGGAAAGTCTAATTTATATGGAATTGGGATTTGTGACGCCGAGATATCTAATATGGCTGCCCGGATTAATTGTGGAGCGAGTTCGTTCCCTTCTAACCGTCTTGGCATTCCTATTGGGGCGAATATGAACAGATTTGTGAACTGGAACTTCTTGTTTGACATTTTTGAGGCAAGATTAGCTCGGTGGAAGGCGATAAGTCTCTATATGGCAG TGGCCGATTTGGGAGTGCTCCAACGTGTAAAAGGGGAAATTGGAGATGGCAGGGAGATTCGTTTTTGGTTGGACAGTTGGATAAGTAACGACCCCCTTAAGGTGTGGTTCCATACTTTATTTAGATTGGATAAGCAAAAGAAAGTTGTTGTTGCGGATTTCTTCGATAATGCTACGGGCAGGTTTAATGGGCCTGGGTATTGGGCCAATATGGCAGCCTCTATGGTGGAGCAAAGTGAAAGGGATGAATTATTCAGATTACTTCAAAATGTTACTTTACATGAAAGGAAAGATAATTGGATGTGGGTTGGAGGAAAAGACAAGACATTTACTATGCGAGCGATGAAAGGGCTGATGATCAGTGACAGAGACTTCAGTGATAGGTATGTTTTTGACTGGTGTAAATGGGTGTCAAATAAGTGTAATATCTTTGTTTGGAGGGGGATAATGGAACGTATCCCTACCATGTCAGCCCTTCAAACCCGTAATTATATGTTTGGTGACCCGAGGTGTGTGCTTTGTTGGGAAGAATCTGAGACTGCCCAACACATCTTTTGTGAATGCGGGGTTGCAGCTGAAGTTTGGCAGGCTGTGAAAGAGTGGTGTCGTACGACCCCTTTCATGGTGTTCGAAATCAAAGATCTTATGGAATTTCATGAGTAG
- the LOC122604497 gene encoding uncharacterized protein LOC122604497, with the protein MQNGNGNSQSHLTIQTNYPVRNEFITNGVRKTVEEIRELPMWTENIDLNTDIPKVECVVLASIRLLEEEHNWFYVAHRPCKKKVKTKAEFLKIADNITGELQNAPSDSLWCDKCMCQATSVIPKFRIQFKVQDATGSTSFMMFDQDVARLLNLSANYIRDRQVQSENPNGFPHELDALVNRMLAFKIVVNSYNVRNKYYVFTVIKVCDDPDIIDELLSLENQPEV; encoded by the exons ATGCAGAATGGAAATGGTAATTCTCAAAGCCATTTGACCATTCAGACCAATTATCCCGTTCGTAATGAATTTATCACTAATGGTGTGAGGAAAACTGTCGAGGAGATTCGTGAGTTGCCAATGTGGACTGAAAACATTGACCTTAACACTGACATTCCCAAAGTTGAGTGTGTTGTTCTTGCCTCCATTAGGCTCTTGGAGGAAGAACACAATTGGTTTTATGTAGCACATCGACCTTGTAAGAAGAAAGTGAAGACTAAAGCTGAGTTTCTCAAGATTGCTGATAACATAACAGGGGAACTGCAGAATGCACCGTCTGATAGCTTGTGGTGTGATAAGTGCATGTGCCAAGCGACATCTGTCATTCCAAA ATTCAGGATCCAATTTAAGGTCCAAGATGCGACTGGTAGCACTTCATTTATGATGTTTGACCAAGATGTTGCTCGCCTTTTGAACTTGTCTGCAAACTATATTCGTGATCGTCAAGTTCAGTCTGAGAATCCCAATGGTTTCCCTCATGAATTGGATGCTCTTGTGAATCGTATGCTTGCGTTTAAGATTGTCGTTAATTCTTACAATGTTCGAAACAAGTACTATGTCTTTACTGTTATCAAGGTTTGTGATGATCCTGATATAATTGATGAATTGCTTTCATTGGAAAATCAGCCAGAGGTATGA